The Vanessa atalanta chromosome 12, ilVanAtal1.2, whole genome shotgun sequence nucleotide sequence CCCATTAGCGAATACGAATATACGACGAAGAGTTAAGAGactgaatgattttatttttcataccaTGTCCATAGTTGTGAATGTAGAATTTCCCATCTTTTTCCTCTGATTCGAGTCTAATTTTTTCCCTGCCAGGTCGCAAACCTACCCAATGAGTAATAGGTTTTGCGTGCTGAAATGATAATGTGTAATTAATGTTccatgatattaatttttattactactgtTGTTAAAATTGCCATActataaaagtacaaaataataatgtatgatacattattattttgtacttttatagTAAGTAGAATACAATATAGAATACTAAAAGTGACCCTAACAATGCAGTTGCTACAATAGATCTATTCACTATTCACGATGAGTTCGAAATGGTACTTGAGGTTAATTTTCtattgattaaaatgaaaattctgaaaatatcaatacaaatttTTGATCCAATAATTAAGAACATTTGAAACAGTATAAACAAATTAGATTAATAGACCAATAGTGGCAATTCATGGCGTCatttacatcaaaatataaagtGTAATTGAATACTAGTATCGAAAATAGAAAAGACTCTTATCACGATAAGCGTACAAATAATAGCTGCACTTATCATTTAATTAGTGATAAGAGTGTACAATAAAaacaagcatttttttaaatcaacctATATCTGGCTAagacaacatatttttaaaagattatatatatatatatatatataatgatgaaGGTCTCATCAAAATATGCTCTATTTCTCCATATATCTTagttaaatctttataatagcTATCTAATAAACTTCTTCATCGTGAAGGAGTAATCTTAAGAAGGTTAACTATACAAACTTTAATTCCCGGCATCAATTCCATGCATCCGTTTAAAACGAAATCAGTGTCATTATCATCGATGTCtctgttgtaattattttcttggTGAGTACCGCCCAAGACACAGTTGTATacactaaaacaaatattaatgattacaagtattagtttttatatttatagttgttcAGAGGCAGTGACTAAACAGAATTGTTTCTTTCCAAAATTCATTAAGTTTATCACTAGATAAATAGAATAaggaaaaatatgatattttacgttattttcatttaacttcaACGTGTTTGATTTGAAACtgcttacaatattaaaaaaaaatctaaatattgtataagtaaTACAAATCAATCGATCTTAAATCTCTTtggcttaaataaattatttttattataatattactttggtATAATATAGTTGCCAGTATCTTCGTCTACAATGGTGTGATTTATCCAAGGAGCTTCAAtctgaaaaaaaacaaaacatttctaTGTGTAGTGTGGTTATAGCATTTTCTTTGATAGGTAAAGCTATCAATTTCAtatatgaacataatattattacattatgtgaaaatatatcctgtaatatttacaaaatgttacatattatacttatatataatacgaaaaatttatatatatattctaaactcACTCGTGATATTTGTCCTCTGATCGGTATCACTTTATAGTCTGGAATTGCATCTCTTGATCCAAGACCCATGCAGTTGATAACCACATTATAATCACTGAGTTTTGTATCCCTCAATGAGTTGATATTTGATTGTATCGCAATCCCGTTGACTTGTTTGAAACGTCGGTACATCTCGGCGAGAATAGTCGGTGGGTACACGACTAGGGTCGTGAAAGTGCGACCGGCTCTGAAACAAATCCGATGTTGATGTCcagaataatattatgatattattatgaattctgTTAGATCAAATAgtatgagattaattataactCACACATATTTAACAGAGTACAGTCCGCTCAAGTAATCTAACTGATGTCGATCAAGTATTCTGTAACCGAAAACGGATGATGCCCATTCATCTATAGGCAGTTCTCTTTTATGTCTGTATAGCTCGAGCATCGGCATAAGAGATACATCGTAACCGCCTTTTAGCCAAAGCTTATGTAGGTATTTGTAGGTCTCACCGCCCCACTTACTGCAAGTTGGATATagaaatgcaataaataataaaaacaaatatcaatccATTAAATAGAATGTTTAACGTATTTGAAATAGGAAAAGCAGTAAAATTATGATAAGAATATCATTACGTCTGCAGCACAAGAGTGAATCAACTGAGGAATCGGCTTTTTAAcggtaacaaataattttacttgttggtacagctttgtgcaagcacgcctggataggtagcacccactcatcgtatattcaATGGCCAAACAGTCCTTAATAGTGTTTAGTTTCGGTTTAGAGAGTTAGGGAGCCATGGTGCATTTACGGGCACAATTTaaacatagttcccaaggttggtggaccTTTggtatgaggaatgattaatattttttacagtaccaaggtctataggcggtggtggaCTTACCATTAGGTAGTCAATGGCctgttttaaaagaatatatatattcatgcgATGTAGATAGACATGATCCTCCTGATAAGAACAGGGATATACATCTTAACGTATCAATGATGTCCTTATACACAAAAAGGTTTTATgcttggaaaaatattttgtttatctataTAGGAAAGGACATTAGAGATACTCTATAAATTATAGAGTATAATGTATGTTCTGGCGTATTATCAAAtcgagatttagacatagactattgtactactttttactaatacgATATATTCCTAATATATACACAACATCTACAAACAGATTTGGGAGATAGTAACGAAAATGAACCCGCGACTTTTGCAATAACAATCGGATTGGTTCAGTTTGTgttttgttacaataaatattcatgCTTATTTTCATACTTTGCTATttaacacaatttttatttgaaaataaattaaactactaTACCTGACATTCTTTAAAATCTTTACTGACCTCAATAGCTGCGGTGATGTACTCCCACAAAGATATGGATACCATAAACCTCCCGACCCATCACCAGTAGTATTAGGAGTAAAATCATTGGCTATTATTACTACCTGTGaagaaaaaacttattaaaatggtattttaaaaaaaaggtttagatGATCTCGAAAACAATTTTACGAATAAGAAAACaatgtaaaataactttttaatcgtGACCAATAAACTCGTTTTATTCGTATTCTCTACTACTCTACGATGTTTGGAAGAAATCTCTTATAGTATAGAAAGAATCTTTcctttgtaaaacatattttattcataaaaaatattcttataaacatGATTGatacaatactattaattaaaaataaaaactaaaacgaaTTGTGTAATCAAGCCATAATACATAacgaaagtattaataaatgttataaccaaaagtattattaataattctaatactTACATCTACATACGgatatttttcctttatttttacaGCACAACTTAAGCCGTTAATACCGGCACCTAAAACAGCAACCTTTGTCATAACgcgttttacatttaaaaatataataattattaattaactcgCGCCGATGAATGTTTCgggttaatatttatacttgaaTGAGATTTTAACAATACAACAACATAgttctgtattaataattatctacaAGGCACTTACTCTGATATAAACAAAGgtcatataaacaaattaacgcAAGACAAATATAAACTCATATCAAACTAAATTGCTTATATTAAGTATGTACtgtgagtttatttttgtatttaaatcttCATACTCAACAAAActcatatatatcaaattaatgggttgaaatttataattcatcaatttaactaatttttttactatattcatgtcaattatctatttatatatgaatactaAAACATGTGATTATAGGTACtcattttgtaaatgtaaataaagatcTTAAATAACcgtttccataaaaaaaatacaatagctctttatttataaaactataataatactaatcaaGACACAGTGTATTCAGATATGAAGGttaagaaaatgttatttaagtttttactgtgattttatcattgattttttattacatgttgTCTTTTCAACTGCTAAATTGTGTGAATGAAGACAAGACGGGATGCAATAAGATAAACAGTAGTCAAGTGGAACCATCAGTCAATCATAAACCATCGATGATCTTCTGGTTCTATCTTCAGAATCCAGTTGGTCCTACCTCCTTATATAAGTCATCGGACCACCTTGGATGCCTTACGCTGCGTTCTCCAACGAACGCCGGTCCTTCGACAGACTTGACCAACCTGCCACTTTATTCTtctaattttgcaagctataTTGATAACTTCTGGTTCTGTAGAAAAAGTAGAATGGTAGAATATAAAAGTTAGTAAAAGTTAGTAATATAGTCTGTGCATAATCTCGTTGTCGTTGATTAGTTTTGTCGTTGTtctattatatttgtaagtatGCCAGAAAACTATTTTAGAGCTGTATGCAGAAGGACTCTGTAAACATGACactaacttataataaaacaaaaaacagaaTTAGAATAGCCATGGTTTTACAAATTTGGATTTAGAGCGCCATTGAAACGGTAATGTACGCACATCTTAGCTCCTCGATATATCTCTAATAAAGGATATGTCGACAGTGATTCGAGTCGTGCCTAGGGTTTAATAGAATTAgcttataattcataaatgccATACACAGCGGATTACATATAATCCTGGAGTATAGTATACGCtacaatttatatgatttcATTTAGAAATTACCAGGTCCATACTCATCGAGCGTTTATTGTACGTTAGCAGTTGGTTTTCACTTGAGGGTAATATCGGCAGTCCATGTTCAATCGTTATTGCGACCATGATAAATAGTTGATACATAAATGACAAAGTCATAAGAGAACTTGGCttcaattaacttaaaaaattgtaCACAATAAAGTGACAATATCATTTGACaagataaaagaatattataatttattcataaattatacgtCATTCACCCGCTCTAACTTTTTCTAACAAGCAgctataatcttttaaataacatGAAGTTCATCTCGTCCTTTCGGATCTCCTAAGATGATGATCCTCAGATAATAGTTGATTGGAGAGTTGATAAAGATTGTATGACCTGTTTATCTGATTCATAAAAAACATCAACGATAATTATATTCTTGTTCTTGCTGTGTTTTTGTATTTgagtcaataattattatatagtgtTCAATTTGAGTGGGGAGTGGAGCTAAGTTCTGATTTGAAACTGTTGATTCCCGTccatttttatg carries:
- the LOC125067716 gene encoding D-aspartate oxidase isoform X1, whose translation is MTKVAVLGAGINGLSCAVKIKEKYPYVDVVIIANDFTPNTTGDGSGGLWYPYLCGSTSPQLLSKWGGETYKYLHKLWLKGGYDVSLMPMLELYRHKRELPIDEWASSVFGYRILDRHQLDYLSGLYSVKYVAGRTFTTLVVYPPTILAEMYRRFKQVNGIAIQSNINSLRDTKLSDYNVVINCMGLGSRDAIPDYKVIPIRGQISRIEAPWINHTIVDEDTGNYIIPNVYNCVLGGTHQENNYNRDIDDNDTDFVLNGCMELMPGIKHAKPITHWVGLRPGREKIRLESEEKDGKFYIHNYGHGGSGLTLFWGCASDVLEIFDNYMNIIKQKEKSKL
- the LOC125067716 gene encoding D-amino-acid oxidase isoform X2, which translates into the protein MTKVAVLGAGINGLSCAVKIKEKYPYVDVVIIANDFTPNTTGDGSGGLWYPYLCGSTSPQLLRAGRTFTTLVVYPPTILAEMYRRFKQVNGIAIQSNINSLRDTKLSDYNVVINCMGLGSRDAIPDYKVIPIRGQISRIEAPWINHTIVDEDTGNYIIPNVYNCVLGGTHQENNYNRDIDDNDTDFVLNGCMELMPGIKHAKPITHWVGLRPGREKIRLESEEKDGKFYIHNYGHGGSGLTLFWGCASDVLEIFDNYMNIIKQKEKSKL